CCCCAGAGGTTCCGGCCGAAGGGGTCGTTAGTGAAGCCGTCACGATTCCACGCCTTGATGGAGTAGGGCGGGTTGGCCAGCACGACGTCGAAGGTCTGCAGACGCCCCTTGGCGTCGTGGAATGCCGGTCGCGACAGGGTGTCGCCGTGGGCGATGTGGCCGTCGGTCACCCCATGAAGGAACAGGTTCATCCGGGCGATGGCCGATGTCCCGTAGTTGAGCTCTTGGCCGTAGAGGCGCAGGTTGCGCCATTCTTTGCCCTGCCGCTTCACCTCGGCAGCGGTCGAAATGAGCATGCCCCCGGTGCCGCAGGTGGGGTCGTAGACGGATTCCCCCGGCTGTGGTTCCAGCATCAGCGTCATCAAGTGGACGAGGGTGCGGTTGGTGTAGAACTCCTGCGCGGTGTGGCCGGAGTCGTCGGCGAACTTCTTAATCAGAAACTCGTACCCGTTGCCGAGTTCGTCTTCTGGAAGGTTCGCGATTGACAGAGTCCTGGCCGAGAAGTGCTCGATCAGCTCACTCAGCGTCGAGTCGGGCAGGAGGTTCTTGTTGCCCCAGTCCCCGTCGCCGAACACGCCTGGGAGGGTGTCGGGGTTGGCGGACTCGATCGCGCGCATGGCCTTCAGAACGGTGTTGCCGATGTCACGGGTGACAGAGCGGATGTCGTCCCAGTGGCAGCCGTCTGGGATGGCGAAGCGGTGGTTCTCGGGGAGGTCGGCGAGTTCCTCGTCGCCGTACACCTCCATCGCGGCGGCGTGCTCCTCGTCGTAGACGTCGGAGATCCGCTTCAGGAAGACCAGCGGGAAGATGTACTGCTTGTAGTCGCCGGCGTCGATGAGGCCGCGCAGGACGACGGCGGCACCCCACAGATAGTTTTCCAGCTCGCGCTGGGTGATTCGCGTACTCACGCCGACAACCCCCACTTCGCCAGCTCTGCTACCAGAGCCGAGCGGGTCTCCGCGGCTCTCGCGTATGCGCCTTCGAGGCGCGCGAGCGCATCCTCCATCGTCAGTTTCTCGCTGGCATCGGCGGGAGCCACGTAGAGCGGGATACTGAGGTTGTATTCATTGGCGGCGATTTCGTCGAGGTCGACGACGCGTGAGAGGCCGTCGATGTCGTCGAACGTCTCGTAGGCGTCGAGCAGCTGCTGGGCGTGCTCTGGCTCCAGGGTGTTCTGGTTGCGCCCCTTCTTGAGCAGGCTCTCTCCGTTGATGAAGAGGATCTTTCCCTGCTCATCGGGCTGCTTCTGGCGTCGCAGAACCAGGACGCAAGCGGCCAGGCCGGTGCCGTAGAACAGGTTGGGTGCAAGTCCGATCACGGCGTCGACGACGTCGGACTTGAGGATGTGGGTGCGGATTCTTGCCTCCGCACCCTGACGGAAGAGCGCGCCTTGGGGAAGGACGACGGCGACGCGGCCGGTCTTGGGCCGTGCGGAGGTGAGCATGTGCTGCACCCACGCCCAGTCGGCGTACCCCTTCGGCGGAACTCCGCCGAGGCCGTTGCGGCCCCACCTGTCGGATCCCCACGCGGTCTCGCCCCAATTCTTCAACGAGAATGGCGGGTTGGCCACGACGCAGTCGAACTGCGCGAGGCGGTTGCCGGTGTAGAAGGCGGGGCTACGAAGGGTGTCCTCGCGGAGGATCTTGAAGTCTTCGACGCCGTGAAGCAGCAGGTTCATGCGGGCGATGGAGGAGGTGGCGAGCACCTTCTCCTGCCCGTAGAGCTTGCCCCAGAGCGTCTTGGGGCTGCCGCCGGCAGCCTTCACGTGC
This DNA window, taken from Nocardioides sp. HDW12B, encodes the following:
- a CDS encoding class I SAM-dependent DNA methyltransferase; its protein translation is MSTRITQRELENYLWGAAVVLRGLIDAGDYKQYIFPLVFLKRISDVYDEEHAAAMEVYGDEELADLPENHRFAIPDGCHWDDIRSVTRDIGNTVLKAMRAIESANPDTLPGVFGDGDWGNKNLLPDSTLSELIEHFSARTLSIANLPEDELGNGYEFLIKKFADDSGHTAQEFYTNRTLVHLMTLMLEPQPGESVYDPTCGTGGMLISTAAEVKRQGKEWRNLRLYGQELNYGTSAIARMNLFLHGVTDGHIAHGDTLSRPAFHDAKGRLQTFDVVLANPPYSIKAWNRDGFTNDPFGRNLWGVPPQGRADYAFFQHIAKSLDPKVGRAAILFPHGVLFRREEAALREALVKSDLVECVLGLGAGLFYNSPMEAVVIILRANKPSEHKGLVLFINAVNEVAREQAQSFLSESHQSKILDAYRGFADIDKFAVVATVDQIAGRSFSLAIPLYVAGVKAGDAGEKIDVVDALAEWRVAAAESEAAITDVLTVLRSEVSA
- a CDS encoding class I SAM-dependent DNA methyltransferase translates to MTTTQITLSELEQYLAKAADILRGSIDQADFKAYIFPLMFFKRINDVYLEEFADALEESGGDHEFAAFAENHRFAIPDGNLWDDVRNHTENIGSALQTAFREIEKANPETLYGIFGNANWTNKDKLPDRKLADLIEHFSSKTLSNANVAPDVFGNAYEYLIKRFADQSNKKAGEYYTPRSVVGLLINILDPQEAESVYDPACGTGGMLIEVIEHVKAAGGSPKTLWGKLYGQEKVLATSSIARMNLLLHGVEDFKILREDTLRSPAFYTGNRLAQFDCVVANPPFSLKNWGETAWGSDRWGRNGLGGVPPKGYADWAWVQHMLTSARPKTGRVAVVLPQGALFRQGAEARIRTHILKSDVVDAVIGLAPNLFYGTGLAACVLVLRRQKQPDEQGKILFINGESLLKKGRNQNTLEPEHAQQLLDAYETFDDIDGLSRVVDLDEIAANEYNLSIPLYVAPADASEKLTMEDALARLEGAYARAAETRSALVAELAKWGLSA